Proteins from a single region of Merismopedia glauca CCAP 1448/3:
- a CDS encoding pyridoxamine 5'-phosphate oxidase family protein: MEIATATNGWVNTANSQNADVIRQAQGIIANNIYCTLSTCSVDGIPWVSPLFFAFDDNLNIYWSSAIASQHSQNLYSNNGRAAISIFNTTFPEGSPEGLYFSGVASELDGDDTEFGLQLLKPRARNPINRTAVDYLNDSPRRMYRFEPKEAWVTGERISVSNQLVDTRVCLSLIDLKI, encoded by the coding sequence ATGGAAATCGCCACCGCTACCAACGGTTGGGTAAATACCGCCAACTCTCAAAATGCAGACGTTATTAGACAAGCTCAGGGAATTATCGCTAATAATATCTACTGCACCCTTTCAACTTGTTCTGTTGATGGTATTCCCTGGGTATCGCCTTTGTTTTTTGCTTTTGACGACAATTTAAACATTTACTGGAGTTCGGCGATCGCATCTCAACATTCCCAAAACCTCTACTCTAATAATGGGCGTGCTGCAATTTCAATTTTTAATACTACTTTTCCAGAAGGTAGTCCCGAAGGATTATATTTTTCTGGGGTAGCATCAGAGTTAGATGGTGATGATACTGAGTTTGGGTTGCAACTTTTGAAACCACGAGCCAGAAACCCAATTAATCGCACTGCGGTTGATTATTTAAACGACTCTCCCCGTCGGATGTATCGATTTGAACCAAAAGAAGCTTGGGTAACAGGTGAAAGAATATCTGTCAGCAATCAGCTTGTAGATACTAGGGTTTGCTTGAGTTTAATTGATTTAAAGATATAA